In Paenibacillus sp. G2S3, a single window of DNA contains:
- a CDS encoding TetR/AcrR family transcriptional regulator, with protein sequence MSTNKQEEIYKAALKLFAKRGYDGTTVPMIAEAAKVGAGTIYRYFESKESLVNSLFQKVVMEFSGTIKTDFPSSNEIREQFRHVFYQMVGFGKSNIYALLFIDSHAESYYLNEKSRSVFDGFMNFLVGIIESGKERGVFSTLPSNALICIVYGAFVSFFKEIQHGKIIETPELIEGIERSCWNALRID encoded by the coding sequence TTGTCTACAAACAAGCAAGAGGAAATTTATAAAGCGGCTTTAAAATTATTTGCAAAAAGAGGTTATGATGGAACGACTGTCCCTATGATTGCGGAAGCGGCAAAAGTAGGAGCGGGTACAATTTACCGATATTTTGAAAGTAAAGAGTCACTAGTTAATTCATTGTTTCAAAAAGTAGTGATGGAGTTTTCAGGAACCATTAAAACTGATTTTCCATCCTCAAATGAAATTCGTGAGCAATTTCGTCATGTGTTTTATCAAATGGTCGGATTTGGAAAAAGCAATATATACGCGCTGCTATTTATAGATTCACATGCAGAGTCATATTATTTAAATGAGAAGAGCCGGAGCGTGTTTGATGGATTTATGAATTTTTTAGTCGGAATTATAGAAAGTGGCAAAGAGAGAGGGGTATTCAGCACTCTTCCTTCGAATGCATTAATCTGTATTGTTTATGGTGCATTTGTTAGCTTCTTCAAAGAAATTCAACATGGGAAAATAATCGAGACTCCAGAGCTTATTGAAGGAATAGAAAGAAGTTGCTGGAATGCTCTCAGAATCGACTGA
- a CDS encoding glycoside hydrolase family 43 protein, giving the protein MATKNEPLVTHLYTADPSAHVFEGKLYIYPSHDIDHDGPTNDNGDQYAMEDYHVFSLEDPTSPCVDHGEALHLRDVPWASKQMWAPDAAYRKGTYYLFFPARDKEGVFRIGVATSTSPSGPFQAQESYIEGSFSIDPAVFVDEDERAYMYFGGLWGGQLEKWQDGVFQQDAVEKRPEEPAYGPWVGELSEDMLSFKSHPQEISIIDEEGNLILAGDEDRRYFEGPWMHKYKGKYYLSYSTGTTHKIVYAVSDKPCGPFVFQGTILNPVIGWTTHHSIVEFNEKWYLFYHDASLSGGVDHKRSMKFTELHYEEDGRIRPVVF; this is encoded by the coding sequence ATGGCAACAAAAAATGAACCGTTAGTTACCCATCTCTATACAGCCGATCCCTCCGCTCATGTATTTGAGGGCAAGCTGTATATTTACCCGTCCCATGATATTGACCATGATGGTCCTACGAATGATAATGGTGACCAATATGCGATGGAAGATTATCATGTCTTTTCCTTGGAAGATCCTACGTCCCCCTGTGTAGATCACGGAGAGGCACTTCATCTTCGGGATGTGCCTTGGGCATCGAAGCAAATGTGGGCGCCTGATGCTGCATACCGGAAGGGGACGTATTATTTGTTTTTCCCTGCCCGGGATAAAGAGGGTGTTTTCCGCATCGGAGTGGCTACGTCAACTTCTCCATCCGGTCCTTTCCAGGCTCAAGAGAGCTATATCGAAGGGAGCTTCAGCATCGATCCAGCTGTATTCGTGGACGAGGATGAAAGAGCCTATATGTATTTTGGCGGCCTATGGGGCGGACAATTAGAAAAGTGGCAAGACGGTGTATTTCAGCAAGATGCGGTAGAAAAGCGCCCAGAGGAACCGGCTTATGGTCCTTGGGTGGGCGAGCTGAGTGAAGACATGCTGTCATTCAAATCTCACCCTCAGGAGATCTCCATTATTGATGAAGAAGGGAACTTAATCCTTGCGGGTGATGAAGACAGGAGATACTTCGAGGGTCCATGGATGCACAAGTATAAAGGGAAATACTATCTCTCGTACTCCACTGGCACAACCCATAAGATCGTCTATGCGGTGAGTGACAAGCCTTGCGGACCCTTTGTCTTCCAAGGAACGATCCTCAATCCAGTCATTGGCTGGACGACTCATCACTCTATCGTGGAATTTAACGAGAAATGGTATTTGTTCTATCATGACGCATCGCTGTCTGGCGGCGTAGACCATAAACGCAGTATGAAATTTACGGAGCTTCATTATGAGGAAGACGGCAGAATCCGGCCGGTAGTGTTCTAA
- a CDS encoding carbohydrate ABC transporter permease has protein sequence MANNQKSGTVNRKINKTIIYVVCISLAVLSILPFWIMFVNATRSTPEIQSGLSLLPSSHMMSNLRVLLDKSFDPLQGFLNSFIIASSATLCTVYFSSLAAYGLVTYSWKLRGPFFTFIMCVMMIPSQASAIGFYQFMYKLHWTNNFLPLILPAIAAPAVVFFMRQYLLATLSIEIVEAARVDGSGEFFTFNRIILPLMMPAVATQAIFAFVANWNNLFMPLILLTQKEKYTMPIMVSLLRGDIYKTEFGSIYMGLALTALPLFIVYFLLSRYIIAGVALGGVKE, from the coding sequence ATGGCAAATAATCAGAAAAGCGGAACCGTTAACCGAAAGATCAACAAGACAATTATCTATGTGGTTTGCATCTCTTTGGCGGTGCTCAGTATCCTGCCGTTTTGGATCATGTTTGTAAATGCCACACGCTCTACACCGGAAATTCAAAGCGGACTTTCTCTGCTTCCTTCGAGCCACATGATGAGCAACCTGCGAGTGCTGCTCGATAAGAGCTTCGATCCGCTTCAAGGGTTCCTGAATTCATTTATTATTGCCAGTTCTGCTACCCTCTGTACAGTCTATTTCTCGTCTTTGGCGGCCTATGGGCTCGTCACCTACAGCTGGAAGCTACGGGGGCCATTCTTTACCTTCATCATGTGCGTGATGATGATTCCTTCCCAGGCAAGCGCCATCGGATTCTATCAATTCATGTATAAATTACATTGGACCAACAATTTTCTTCCTCTGATTCTACCAGCGATTGCTGCACCGGCGGTGGTGTTCTTTATGCGTCAATACCTGCTCGCAACTCTGTCGATAGAGATCGTGGAAGCAGCGCGCGTAGATGGATCTGGCGAATTCTTTACATTCAACCGGATCATCTTACCGCTGATGATGCCAGCAGTAGCAACACAAGCCATCTTTGCTTTTGTTGCCAACTGGAACAACCTCTTTATGCCGCTGATATTACTGACGCAGAAGGAGAAATATACCATGCCAATCATGGTAAGCTTGCTCCGAGGTGATATCTACAAAACGGAGTTTGGCTCGATCTATATGGGGCTAGCTTTGACAGCTTTACCGTTGTTTATAGTTTACTTCTTGTTATCCAGATATATTATTGCAGGCGTAGCACTTGGTGGCGTCAAAGAATAA
- a CDS encoding sugar ABC transporter permease has product MRRKNVNYSKYGYIFTFPFVLAFLIFSLYPILYTAVIGFTDMKGIIPKPIHILDNPFQNFKDLLFDNPSFRKSLINTGLLWITNFVPQMLLALLLTAWFTNKRLNIKGQGLFKVLLYMPNIITASTIAVLFSTLFAYPMGPINSLFQMLGWTDAPVFFLQDKTTARGIVAFIQFWMWYGNTMIVLIAGVMGINPALFESASIDGANGFQTFFRITLPSLRTILLFTLITSMVGGLTMFDIPQLFLAGGPDDSTLTTSMFIYGQAFKGSYMYNRAAAASMIMFLISAVLAGILFYVMRDRDASRLKKIQKQKYRKAAIAAREGGVTHGK; this is encoded by the coding sequence ATGCGCCGCAAAAATGTGAATTATTCGAAATACGGTTATATTTTTACCTTCCCGTTTGTCCTGGCATTTCTGATTTTCTCGCTGTATCCGATTTTATATACCGCAGTCATTGGATTCACCGATATGAAAGGAATAATACCAAAACCAATCCATATTCTTGATAATCCTTTTCAAAACTTCAAAGATCTTCTCTTTGATAATCCTTCGTTCCGGAAGTCTTTGATCAACACTGGATTGCTCTGGATTACTAACTTCGTTCCCCAGATGCTTCTTGCGCTCTTGCTAACGGCATGGTTCACGAATAAGCGTCTCAATATAAAGGGACAAGGCTTGTTCAAGGTTCTGCTCTATATGCCTAATATCATCACAGCGAGTACGATTGCCGTGTTGTTCAGCACTTTATTCGCCTATCCAATGGGTCCTATAAACAGTTTGTTTCAAATGTTAGGATGGACCGACGCTCCGGTGTTCTTCCTGCAGGATAAGACGACAGCACGGGGGATTGTGGCGTTCATCCAGTTCTGGATGTGGTACGGCAACACCATGATCGTCCTGATTGCTGGCGTTATGGGTATAAATCCTGCACTCTTCGAGTCTGCATCGATTGACGGGGCCAACGGGTTTCAGACCTTCTTCCGCATCACGCTGCCGAGTCTGCGTACGATATTGCTGTTCACACTGATTACATCGATGGTGGGTGGTTTGACCATGTTCGATATTCCGCAATTATTCCTTGCAGGCGGACCGGACGATTCTACGCTTACCACGTCCATGTTTATCTACGGGCAAGCATTCAAGGGCAGCTATATGTACAATCGTGCTGCAGCAGCGAGTATGATCATGTTCTTGATTTCGGCAGTACTGGCTGGAATCCTGTTCTATGTGATGCGCGACCGCGATGCGTCAAGACTTAAAAAAATACAAAAACAAAAGTATAGAAAAGCTGCTATAGCAGCCCGTGAGGGAGGTGTAACACATGGCAAATAA
- a CDS encoding carbohydrate ABC transporter substrate-binding protein codes for MKSMKRSLVGISTLLVMSSALAACGGNSNSNSSSATSTTAPAANATEAPAKGTGEKVTINLWSFTDEIPNMTKKYMETHPDANVEFKTTVIATTDGAYQPALDQALSAGGKDAPDIFAAESAFVLKYTQGDASSYAANYSDLGLDDQMVKDAGIAQYSVDIGSLDGKLKALGYQATGGAFIYRRSIAKDVFGTDDPATIKNEIGPGWDKFYDAAAKLKAKGYGIVSGDGDIWHPIENSSDKGWIVDGKLHIDPKREEFLDLSKKLKDNGYHNDTTDWTEAWYADMSGSGAQPIFGFFGPAWLINYVMNGQVKDTNGDWAVSEPPTGFFWGGTWLLANKDVTKDDAKKQAVADFVKWVTLDTSETGLQYYWANGTMKEGEQGTKDSVASSVVMSKSNGEVPLLGGQNMFDVFVPANANASGKNLTQYDETINKLWRDQVREYTAGNKDRAKAIETFKQQVKDQLGIESE; via the coding sequence ATGAAAAGTATGAAACGTAGTTTAGTGGGGATCTCTACATTGCTCGTGATGTCATCTGCACTCGCAGCATGTGGTGGGAACTCAAATTCCAACTCATCTAGCGCAACTTCAACCACTGCACCAGCAGCCAACGCTACCGAAGCGCCAGCAAAGGGAACAGGTGAGAAAGTCACTATCAATCTCTGGAGCTTTACGGACGAAATTCCTAACATGACCAAGAAGTATATGGAAACCCATCCTGATGCGAATGTTGAGTTCAAAACTACGGTTATTGCAACCACTGATGGTGCTTATCAGCCTGCTCTTGATCAGGCTCTGTCAGCTGGAGGCAAAGACGCCCCTGACATTTTTGCAGCTGAATCGGCATTCGTGCTCAAGTATACACAAGGCGACGCATCCAGCTATGCAGCCAACTATTCTGACCTGGGCCTTGATGACCAAATGGTTAAGGACGCTGGCATCGCACAATACTCGGTTGATATCGGTAGCCTAGATGGTAAATTGAAAGCCCTCGGCTATCAAGCGACTGGCGGTGCCTTCATCTATCGCCGCTCCATTGCGAAGGATGTTTTTGGAACCGACGATCCAGCCACTATCAAAAATGAAATTGGACCAGGCTGGGATAAATTCTACGATGCAGCCGCGAAGCTGAAAGCTAAAGGATACGGCATCGTATCCGGCGACGGTGATATCTGGCACCCGATCGAGAACAGCTCTGACAAGGGTTGGATTGTTGACGGCAAGCTTCATATCGATCCGAAGCGCGAAGAGTTCCTTGATCTCTCTAAAAAGCTGAAAGATAATGGCTATCACAACGATACAACGGATTGGACGGAAGCTTGGTACGCCGATATGTCCGGTTCTGGAGCCCAACCTATCTTCGGTTTCTTCGGTCCTGCTTGGCTCATCAACTACGTGATGAACGGTCAAGTAAAAGACACGAATGGCGACTGGGCTGTTTCCGAACCACCAACAGGCTTCTTCTGGGGTGGTACTTGGCTGCTTGCCAACAAAGACGTCACCAAGGACGATGCCAAGAAACAGGCTGTTGCGGATTTTGTGAAGTGGGTTACACTCGACACCTCCGAAACGGGACTCCAATACTACTGGGCTAACGGTACCATGAAGGAAGGCGAGCAAGGTACGAAGGACAGCGTTGCTTCCTCCGTTGTCATGTCGAAGTCAAACGGCGAAGTTCCACTGCTCGGTGGTCAGAACATGTTCGACGTGTTTGTACCAGCCAATGCAAACGCTTCAGGTAAAAACTTGACCCAGTACGACGAAACAATCAACAAGCTCTGGCGTGATCAAGTACGTGAATACACCGCGGGCAACAAGGACCGTGCCAAAGCGATCGAAACCTTTAAGCAACAAGTCAAAGACCAACTTGGCATTGAAAGCGAATAA
- a CDS encoding extracellular solute-binding protein — protein MLITTACNGDKENSTKSDGEKITLKMMHLWPDSNNSAQNKMVKEIIREFEEANPNITIKTEVLENEQYKSKLKVLAASNDLPDIGFTWAAGFMDPYVRGNKFAAVDDLLQDELKGKFVAGTTEGYSFDGKTYALPVELNIVPVYYNKEIFSEFNLQPPQTLDDLKAIIRTLNNNGITPVTLGGKDGWPASFWYMYLADRIGGPNLMDKAVADKDFTDPSLLEAARQVQELVNLNTFIKGYNGLSNDEAKVQFMNGKSAMFVTGTWELPDFTTTTNIAQEFKVNIGYFKFPTVEGGKGNVDDWVGGPGTGLFVSKNSKHALEAKEFVSFFVQKWGEHSVVNAGVIPATKVDTAAIKLPKMFIDLLNELNKANKVTLYLDTQMKPVASTIHMNQIQALFGGAVTPEEFIKKQDDALKADK, from the coding sequence TTGTTGATAACAACAGCTTGCAATGGGGACAAAGAGAATAGCACCAAGAGCGATGGTGAGAAAATCACTTTAAAAATGATGCATCTATGGCCGGATAGCAATAACTCCGCGCAAAACAAAATGGTAAAAGAAATCATCAGAGAGTTTGAAGAAGCTAATCCAAATATCACCATCAAGACGGAAGTTCTTGAAAATGAGCAGTATAAAAGCAAACTGAAGGTGCTTGCCGCATCTAACGATCTACCTGACATCGGATTCACCTGGGCAGCAGGCTTTATGGATCCTTATGTTAGGGGAAATAAGTTTGCAGCCGTGGACGATCTTTTACAAGATGAGTTGAAAGGGAAATTCGTAGCTGGTACGACGGAGGGGTACTCCTTTGATGGGAAGACGTATGCCCTTCCTGTCGAACTAAACATAGTTCCGGTCTACTATAATAAAGAAATATTTTCAGAATTTAATCTGCAGCCTCCCCAAACCTTGGATGATCTCAAAGCGATTATTCGAACACTGAATAACAATGGCATAACACCTGTTACTCTTGGCGGTAAAGACGGTTGGCCGGCTTCCTTCTGGTACATGTATCTAGCTGATCGTATTGGGGGACCTAACCTGATGGATAAAGCGGTTGCGGATAAGGACTTCACAGATCCTTCCTTGCTAGAGGCTGCAAGACAAGTGCAAGAACTGGTGAACCTGAATACATTTATCAAGGGCTACAACGGATTATCCAATGATGAAGCCAAGGTACAGTTCATGAACGGAAAGTCAGCCATGTTTGTTACAGGGACTTGGGAGCTACCAGATTTCACGACCACTACAAATATAGCCCAAGAATTTAAAGTCAATATCGGTTATTTCAAGTTCCCGACAGTTGAAGGCGGCAAGGGCAACGTGGATGATTGGGTCGGTGGTCCGGGCACTGGATTGTTCGTTTCCAAAAATTCTAAGCATGCTCTGGAGGCTAAAGAATTCGTGAGCTTTTTCGTTCAAAAGTGGGGAGAGCATTCTGTTGTCAATGCAGGCGTAATCCCGGCTACCAAAGTAGATACTGCGGCCATCAAGCTACCGAAAATGTTTATTGATCTATTAAACGAGTTAAATAAGGCTAATAAAGTAACTCTTTATCTGGATACACAAATGAAACCGGTCGCTTCTACTATACACATGAATCAGATTCAGGCATTGTTCGGCGGAGCCGTCACGCCAGAAGAGTTCATCAAGAAACAGGATGATGCGCTAAAAGCGGATAAGTAA
- a CDS encoding response regulator: MRSRTILIVDDEPRSREGMKKMLEVWAAGHYEILTASNGISAMEILEEIPVELMISDIRMPGISGLSLVSQIRDKKIQRQPSVILISGHAEFEYAQQAIQLSVVEYLLKPASREKLIASVENALKAGEEQEHIGFMRKMADPQLMAIRDEDAALSDPVRQAIDYVEMHIEEAISLQEVAGLVHLNGSYFSSLFKEQCQMNFSEYVARRKLQKAKELLLKTNLPIAEIASLTGYQTVKYFNKLFKEYEGMSPGQYRSSMRNGIEANIQ; the protein is encoded by the coding sequence ATGAGAAGCCGAACAATTCTTATTGTCGACGATGAACCGAGATCTAGAGAAGGAATGAAGAAAATGCTAGAGGTATGGGCAGCCGGTCATTATGAAATCCTTACGGCAAGCAATGGGATCTCGGCTATGGAAATTCTGGAGGAAATACCGGTGGAGCTCATGATTTCAGATATCCGCATGCCGGGAATTAGCGGCCTTTCTTTAGTTAGCCAAATAAGGGATAAAAAAATACAGCGTCAGCCATCCGTTATTCTCATCTCCGGTCATGCCGAGTTCGAGTATGCTCAGCAAGCGATTCAGTTGTCCGTAGTTGAATATTTGCTCAAGCCAGCCAGCCGGGAAAAGCTAATCGCATCTGTGGAGAATGCCCTGAAGGCAGGGGAGGAGCAGGAACATATCGGCTTCATGCGGAAGATGGCTGATCCACAATTAATGGCCATAAGAGATGAAGATGCCGCATTAAGTGATCCGGTCCGTCAGGCGATAGACTATGTGGAAATGCATATAGAAGAGGCGATCAGCCTGCAGGAAGTAGCCGGACTTGTTCATCTGAACGGGAGCTATTTCAGTTCTCTTTTCAAGGAGCAATGCCAGATGAATTTCAGTGAATACGTCGCCCGCAGAAAATTGCAGAAAGCGAAGGAATTACTGCTGAAAACAAATCTGCCCATAGCGGAAATTGCCAGTCTTACCGGTTACCAAACGGTTAAATATTTCAACAAGCTGTTTAAGGAATACGAAGGAATGAGTCCAGGGCAGTATCGTTCTTCCATGAGGAATGGTATAGAAGCGAATATCCAATAA
- a CDS encoding sensor histidine kinase: protein MLKLNTLRNQMLLGFLAVMLIILTFVGGITFHSVSTLLKNNAEKHIQQTAIQANGRLESVLEQINSLTTLVSTNDYIQQLLLRDIEGHPATFTERQALPSIINLVQIYTDGIKSVELYNKDGVRLYPLDGSTLRDKVPEDWIEMATRKEGSLVWFGIDPLDPTSLVAIRQISLIDRHFTTGGYLLIRSDRDKFALKDSLSGEGDGETVLLLAPDGQFITSNDDTISQKTAAKLVEESDDQNVSIGKRSFIVVKQRSSVTGWTLLILTPVNVITKGISVLRTTIVVSALMGTLLFTLLSFFLSILITRPVFRLIKAMRSTRLGILKPIENVSSTMEIQELNYSYNKMVDNINELIQLVYEKELSRSHTELKALQAQINPHFLFNTLDVLYWSLLDKDEDQLAEYVVAMSDLFRYTITGSSKGGWVKLQDELEHVKRYLLIMKMRFEDRLEWEIEAPPEFSNVELPRLLLQPLVENAVLHGVESKIEPGWIKLTVAGDEEWVTITVEDDGMGMDEEMLRALVEGLDSGKVSSSKDSGVGIANVHRRLQLFFSRENEQGAVMTIDSQKGQGTRINIKIPVRGDKMP, encoded by the coding sequence ATGTTAAAGTTAAATACGCTGCGAAATCAAATGTTGCTCGGTTTCCTCGCCGTCATGCTCATCATTCTGACGTTCGTTGGAGGGATTACGTTCCATTCAGTCTCGACGCTGCTCAAGAACAACGCGGAGAAGCATATTCAGCAAACCGCGATTCAGGCTAACGGCCGTTTGGAAAGCGTTCTCGAACAGATCAATTCTTTGACAACGCTGGTATCGACCAACGATTATATTCAGCAACTCCTTTTACGCGATATAGAGGGTCATCCCGCTACCTTTACGGAACGGCAAGCGCTGCCATCTATTATCAATCTAGTCCAAATCTACACGGACGGCATCAAATCTGTTGAGCTTTATAATAAAGACGGAGTGAGGCTGTATCCTCTTGACGGCAGCACCCTTAGAGATAAGGTACCCGAGGATTGGATCGAAATGGCGACGAGAAAGGAAGGCAGTCTCGTTTGGTTTGGTATTGATCCGCTCGATCCTACATCGCTTGTGGCGATTCGACAGATCAGCCTTATCGATCGGCATTTCACAACTGGAGGCTATTTACTCATCCGCTCAGACCGTGACAAGTTTGCACTTAAAGACTCTTTATCTGGGGAAGGGGACGGAGAAACAGTATTACTCCTCGCTCCGGATGGCCAGTTCATCACATCCAACGATGACACGATTTCACAAAAGACAGCAGCAAAGCTGGTGGAGGAATCCGACGATCAGAACGTTTCCATCGGCAAGCGGTCCTTTATCGTTGTCAAACAGCGGTCTTCCGTAACGGGATGGACGCTGCTCATCTTAACCCCGGTTAACGTTATCACTAAGGGGATATCGGTCTTGCGGACGACCATTGTCGTATCGGCTTTGATGGGCACCTTGCTGTTCACCTTGCTTTCTTTTTTTCTCTCTATTCTTATTACAAGACCGGTATTCAGGTTGATCAAAGCTATGAGAAGTACCCGTCTAGGCATTCTGAAACCTATCGAAAACGTATCTTCCACTATGGAAATTCAGGAACTGAATTATTCCTATAACAAAATGGTTGATAATATCAACGAGCTGATCCAGTTGGTTTATGAGAAGGAGTTATCCCGGAGTCATACGGAGTTAAAAGCACTTCAAGCGCAAATTAATCCGCATTTTTTGTTTAATACCCTAGATGTTCTGTACTGGTCGCTGCTGGATAAGGATGAAGATCAACTGGCGGAGTATGTTGTCGCCATGTCTGATTTATTCCGCTATACGATCACCGGTTCGAGTAAAGGGGGATGGGTGAAGTTACAGGATGAGCTGGAGCATGTAAAGCGATATTTGCTTATTATGAAAATGCGATTTGAAGATCGCTTGGAGTGGGAAATTGAGGCTCCTCCTGAATTTTCGAATGTGGAGTTACCCCGACTGTTGCTGCAGCCCCTTGTAGAGAATGCCGTATTACATGGGGTCGAGAGCAAGATTGAACCGGGTTGGATAAAGCTAACGGTTGCTGGAGACGAAGAATGGGTCACCATTACGGTGGAAGATGACGGGATGGGAATGGACGAGGAGATGCTGCGCGCTCTTGTGGAAGGGCTGGATAGCGGAAAGGTATCTTCTTCAAAAGATTCCGGCGTCGGAATCGCTAATGTGCATAGAAGGCTTCAACTATTTTTTTCGAGAGAGAATGAGCAGGGTGCGGTAATGACCATCGATAGCCAAAAAGGTCAAGGCACCCGTATAAACATCAAAATTCCTGTTCGAGGAGACAAAATGCCATGA
- a CDS encoding iron chaperone translates to MEAFAEYFVQIDNPQHRERMEEVLAWVTNKFTGLKPKIAWNQPMFTDHDTYIIGFSVSKQHMAVAPEIAGINHFSEAIVQAGYDHTKQLLRIRWDSPVDFSLLEKMIEFNIMDKADCSTFWRK, encoded by the coding sequence ATGGAGGCTTTCGCGGAATATTTTGTGCAAATTGATAACCCACAGCATCGGGAGCGAATGGAAGAAGTGTTGGCCTGGGTAACTAACAAATTCACGGGTTTAAAACCAAAAATTGCGTGGAATCAGCCTATGTTCACCGATCACGACACCTATATTATTGGCTTTAGCGTATCCAAACAACATATGGCTGTTGCGCCTGAAATCGCAGGGATTAATCATTTCTCTGAGGCAATTGTACAGGCTGGCTATGATCACACCAAGCAGTTGTTACGGATTCGGTGGGATAGTCCGGTTGATTTCTCATTACTTGAGAAAATGATCGAGTTTAACATTATGGATAAGGCAGACTGTTCAACTTTTTGGCGAAAATAA